CGAGAGGATAGACAGGTTCGGCTTTGCGCGGTTTCAGGTGCACTACTAAAATGCCTGCTACGATCAAAGCCAGGGCTGTCAGAATTTTAAGCGTAATCGGTTCTCCCAATACCACACCTCCCAGCGCTACACCCGAGATTGGCATAATGAAAATGAAAGAATGCAGGGCCACCGCCCCATATTTTTGAAGTAAGGTGTTCCAGGCCACAAACCCAAAAGCGGCGGTAATCAGACTCTGGTATAAAAGTGCGCCGATGATTTTTGAATCCAGCTGCGACACCATCGGTGCGTCCCATATAAAGGCTTCCAGAAAAAAGATAGGTACCGAAAAAATCATGGAATAAAGGGTGATTTGGAATGGGCTGAAGTCAGCGATAATCCGTTTCAGGTATATCACGCTGCAGGCCCAGATGAAGGTGGCCAAAAGTATAATCAGTTCCGCAATCCTGAATCCGGCAGATACCCCCTTGGTTTCGGCAAACATAAAAGCAACTCCGCTGAAACCCAGAAGAATTCCCAGAAATTTTCGACCGGTAATGCGGTCACCGGGTATTAAAAAATGGGCCAAGAATAGAATCCAGAACGGCACCAAATTGGCGAGGAGCGTGCCGCGTGAAGCATTGGATTTGCTGAGCCCGAAATAAAACATGGACAGCTGAATTGCAAAAAGGACCGCCAGTATCAAAACCTGGTGAAGCTGACCTTTTTTGAGCCCGATGGTTTGACCGGTGACTTTGGCCCAGATAAAAATCGCCAGGGCAGCAATACTGAATCGGATAGCAGCCGTTGTAAAAACCCCCAAACCGGTAAACGTCATTTTGATGGCCACCGCATTTGAGCCGAAAATAACACATAAAAATGCAGAAAGGGTGCCGGCAAATAAGGTAAAATTCGGGTTATCGAAGTTCTGTGTATTCATTTATCAAAAGAATTGAAAATGGATTTTATTTCTGCTTTTAACACAGCATTAACGACTTGATGCCGCATTTGGACGAAGACAATCAAGGCGCTGAGCTTATATCAATGAAAGCCTTATGGCAATGGAATAAAAATCGAATTAACAACCATTGAAGATAACCGTTTAAGCGTTAACCATAAATTCAATTGCCTATTGAAATCTGATATGTCAGAATTAAAAATCTTTGATCCCCTAAACGGATGACATTCAACTAACCAAGATATGACGCTGCATTAGACCAAACCATAATGGAACATGCGAATGGCGCTGACCTTTGATTATCGTGTCAGGCCTTTGATAAAATTCGGCCATGGCCTGGCATCAAACATCGGAGAAGAGCTGATTTCCATCAGCACTAAAAAACGGGTGACCATCATCAGCGATCCGGGCGTCATTGCCGCCGGCCTGGCCGACCCCGTCACAGCCTCAT
The nucleotide sequence above comes from Desulfobacterales bacterium. Encoded proteins:
- a CDS encoding DMT family transporter; translation: MNTQNFDNPNFTLFAGTLSAFLCVIFGSNAVAIKMTFTGLGVFTTAAIRFSIAALAIFIWAKVTGQTIGLKKGQLHQVLILAVLFAIQLSMFYFGLSKSNASRGTLLANLVPFWILFLAHFLIPGDRITGRKFLGILLGFSGVAFMFAETKGVSAGFRIAELIILLATFIWACSVIYLKRIIADFSPFQITLYSMIFSVPIFFLEAFIWDAPMVSQLDSKIIGALLYQSLITAAFGFVAWNTLLQKYGAVALHSFIFIMPISGVALGGVVLGEPITLKILTALALIVAGILVVHLKPRKAEPVYPLGKGI